In Haladaptatus paucihalophilus DX253, the following proteins share a genomic window:
- a CDS encoding APC family permease yields MSDPEGASPTYLEWFADSSTLAGMAGWTLLFGYVGSIAMYAYAFGNHAVDIAGIEHVLGLPLRAVLSLSIIGIFVALYLVGVEESGWVEVALVVVKIAVLIGFVVVGFWFGSSNGGIHTGLDSVSFAPIMAAAMSFVAFQGWQLLMYSQGTIKDHSDTNPTAIYLSIPTAVFIYIGVAIVTTSIVGVALVSEHPEVALATAASEFGGYWGELVISLSALFSTASAINATLFTSAQFSDRLIENGLLPKKLDASSSDEFHADEDLPKHIILVLGVLTAAFTVAGSLEGITSFASLTFIVVFGGTSYLALTQRDHEDVSAIPPAIGLVGTVLFLPTMLWHLFSAQRGVFYTVAALAAVSLIVELTYFETDLFGSSADGRSSVRGD; encoded by the coding sequence CTGAGCGACCCCGAAGGTGCATCGCCGACCTATCTGGAGTGGTTCGCGGACAGTTCCACGCTCGCGGGGATGGCGGGGTGGACCCTCCTGTTCGGCTACGTCGGCTCGATAGCCATGTACGCCTACGCCTTCGGCAACCACGCCGTCGATATCGCAGGTATCGAGCACGTCCTCGGGCTCCCGTTACGGGCGGTGCTGTCCCTGTCCATCATCGGTATCTTCGTCGCCCTCTACCTCGTCGGCGTCGAGGAGTCGGGCTGGGTCGAAGTCGCGCTCGTCGTCGTCAAGATTGCCGTCCTCATCGGGTTCGTCGTGGTCGGTTTCTGGTTCGGGTCGTCCAACGGCGGCATCCACACCGGCCTCGATTCGGTGAGCTTCGCACCCATCATGGCCGCCGCGATGTCGTTCGTGGCGTTTCAGGGCTGGCAGCTGCTCATGTACTCGCAAGGGACCATCAAGGACCACAGCGACACCAATCCGACCGCAATCTACCTCTCGATTCCGACCGCCGTCTTCATCTACATCGGCGTCGCCATCGTCACCACCAGCATCGTCGGCGTCGCGCTGGTGTCCGAACACCCCGAAGTCGCGCTGGCGACCGCCGCTTCGGAGTTCGGCGGCTACTGGGGCGAACTCGTCATCTCCCTTTCGGCGCTGTTCTCCACCGCCAGCGCCATCAACGCGACGCTGTTCACGAGTGCGCAGTTCTCCGACCGTCTCATCGAGAACGGGCTCTTGCCCAAGAAACTCGACGCCAGTTCGTCCGACGAGTTCCACGCGGACGAGGACTTGCCGAAGCACATCATCCTCGTTCTCGGCGTGCTGACCGCGGCGTTCACCGTCGCCGGGAGTCTGGAGGGTATCACCTCGTTCGCGTCGCTGACGTTCATCGTCGTCTTCGGCGGGACGAGTTACCTCGCGCTGACCCAGCGCGACCACGAAGACGTGTCGGCGATTCCGCCCGCAATCGGGCTGGTCGGCACGGTCCTGTTTCTCCCCACGATGCTCTGGCACCTCTTTTCGGCCCAGCGCGGCGTCTTCTACACCGTCGCGGCGCTCGCCGCGGTCTCCCTCATCGTCGAACTGACCTACTTCGAAACGGACCTGTTCGGTTCCTCCGCGGACGGCCGGTCGTCGGTCCGTGGAGACTGA
- a CDS encoding 2-oxo acid dehydrogenase subunit E2, whose product MGYIVKMPKLGLEMDSGTLNAWTVSEGDAIAEGDVIAEIESEKTTAEIDAREEGVLRRVFVEEGDVTDPGAPLGIVAAPDADIDGLVAEVEGASAETPSEASSAAASESTARTADRESAAESSGTATTQVKATPRAKRRADELGVDLTTIDGTGPQGAIDESDVEAAAESETAEPPTDVKATPRAKRRAEELDVALHTVEGTGPQGAVTEGDVEAAAEATEAESMEAEAAEMESEAKSAAEPDVPSGRVFATPSARRLARELGVDVETVGAAVEGPLTESDVRLAVEGTEYDEPETVPGTRDEERPLTGMRRTIADRLGQSDREAVHVTEHRSADAEELLAAAAAADEALAPDVSVTDVLLTALSAALDAHPEFNATFEDGVHQLHESHNICVAVDIDAGLIAPVIRDVDSLSLSELAARRREVTARALSGEYTMDDLTGGTMTVSNLGVLGVERFDPVINPPQIAILGVNAIKREVVPTDDDEVAVRKRISFSLSFDHRIVDGADAARFLGTLVEHVENPWPLVIAAGEK is encoded by the coding sequence ATGGGATACATTGTCAAAATGCCCAAACTGGGGCTGGAGATGGACTCCGGGACACTCAACGCGTGGACCGTTTCGGAGGGCGACGCGATAGCGGAAGGCGACGTCATCGCCGAAATCGAATCGGAGAAGACGACGGCCGAAATCGACGCGCGGGAGGAGGGCGTGCTCAGGCGGGTCTTCGTCGAGGAAGGCGACGTTACCGACCCGGGCGCGCCGCTCGGCATCGTCGCCGCACCCGACGCTGACATCGACGGATTGGTCGCGGAGGTCGAAGGAGCGTCCGCGGAAACGCCGTCCGAAGCGTCATCCGCCGCCGCGAGCGAATCCACGGCTCGGACCGCCGACCGGGAGTCAGCCGCCGAATCCAGCGGTACGGCGACGACGCAGGTCAAGGCGACGCCCCGAGCGAAGCGACGGGCCGACGAACTCGGCGTCGACCTGACGACCATCGACGGCACCGGGCCGCAGGGTGCCATCGACGAGAGCGACGTCGAAGCGGCAGCCGAGAGTGAAACGGCCGAACCGCCGACTGACGTCAAAGCGACGCCGCGGGCCAAGCGACGGGCGGAGGAACTGGACGTGGCGCTTCACACCGTCGAAGGAACCGGACCACAGGGTGCCGTGACCGAGGGCGACGTCGAGGCCGCGGCGGAGGCGACGGAAGCCGAGTCGATGGAAGCGGAGGCGGCGGAAATGGAATCGGAGGCGAAATCGGCCGCCGAACCCGACGTTCCCTCCGGTCGGGTGTTCGCCACGCCGAGCGCCCGCCGACTCGCACGCGAGTTGGGCGTCGACGTGGAAACCGTCGGGGCGGCCGTCGAAGGTCCGCTCACGGAAAGCGACGTTCGGCTGGCGGTCGAGGGGACGGAATACGACGAACCGGAGACGGTTCCCGGAACCCGCGACGAGGAACGACCGCTGACGGGTATGCGTCGCACCATCGCGGACCGCCTCGGCCAGAGCGACCGCGAGGCGGTGCACGTCACCGAACATCGCTCCGCCGACGCCGAGGAACTGCTCGCCGCGGCGGCGGCCGCGGACGAGGCGCTCGCCCCCGACGTGTCCGTGACGGACGTCCTCCTGACCGCGCTGTCGGCAGCGCTCGACGCGCACCCGGAGTTCAACGCCACCTTCGAGGATGGCGTGCACCAGCTTCACGAATCACACAATATCTGCGTCGCCGTCGATATCGACGCCGGACTCATCGCCCCCGTCATCCGCGACGTGGATTCGCTCTCGCTCTCCGAGCTCGCGGCGAGGCGGAGGGAAGTGACCGCCCGAGCGCTCTCCGGTGAGTACACGATGGACGACCTCACGGGGGGAACGATGACCGTCTCGAACCTCGGCGTCCTCGGCGTCGAGCGGTTCGACCCGGTCATCAACCCGCCCCAAATCGCCATCCTCGGCGTCAACGCCATCAAACGCGAAGTGGTTCCGACCGACGACGACGAGGTAGCCGTTCGCAAGCGCATCTCCTTCTCGCTCTCGTTCGACCACCGAATCGTGGACGGGGCGGACGCCGCACGCTTCCTCGGAACGCTCGTCGAGCACGTCGAAAACCCGTGGCCGCTCGTGATTGCGGCGGGCGAAAAGTAG
- a CDS encoding AI-2E family transporter: MVDIRFDTLPPRNRLGWWVFVLLLALVAGFVTYSFVGLVVLGVFGYYATRPIYRRLRVITDSDGVIAALTLLVVFLPIVLLTFYAGFQLFQQAQQAFGGTANSTLVTNYLGALPKAQQERVLAAMQQPQQFVSNPQKTVQTVLHSGLRVTSAVIGGIMLIALSVTLAYFFLKNDDQLSSGLTQLFGGKDTTAYAYAVAVDEDLESVFFGNLLFIVVMSLIAAAAYWGTNVVAPGDLHVPMVFVLAFLTGVASLIPIVVGKLVYLPVVGYLGIQAVNAGGDYLVFVGGVLVVYFLLLDTLPQTFLQPYITGRQLDMVMMMFAYLLGPILFGWYGFFLLPILFILMLEAVRIVLPELLHGDPLTPSVSMGESVGTNPSSVGDVPQDGKTDEGSGDAEADVE, encoded by the coding sequence ATGGTAGACATTCGCTTCGACACGCTTCCCCCCCGAAACCGACTCGGCTGGTGGGTTTTCGTCCTCCTACTCGCGCTCGTTGCGGGGTTCGTCACCTACTCGTTCGTGGGGCTGGTGGTGCTCGGAGTCTTCGGCTACTACGCGACCCGTCCCATCTATCGGCGGCTGCGCGTCATCACCGATTCGGACGGGGTGATAGCGGCGTTGACACTCCTCGTGGTGTTTCTCCCCATCGTTCTGCTCACGTTCTACGCAGGATTTCAGCTGTTTCAGCAGGCACAGCAAGCGTTCGGCGGTACCGCAAATTCGACGCTCGTCACGAACTATCTCGGCGCACTTCCGAAAGCACAACAGGAGCGGGTCCTCGCCGCCATGCAGCAGCCACAGCAGTTCGTCTCCAACCCGCAAAAGACGGTGCAGACGGTGCTTCATTCGGGACTACGGGTCACATCGGCCGTCATCGGCGGGATAATGCTCATCGCGCTCTCGGTGACGCTCGCGTACTTCTTCCTGAAAAACGACGATCAACTCTCCTCGGGACTCACCCAGTTGTTCGGGGGAAAGGACACGACGGCGTACGCCTACGCCGTCGCCGTGGACGAGGACCTCGAATCCGTCTTCTTCGGCAACCTGCTGTTCATCGTCGTGATGTCACTCATCGCGGCGGCCGCCTACTGGGGGACGAACGTCGTCGCGCCGGGCGACCTTCACGTTCCGATGGTGTTCGTGCTCGCGTTCCTCACCGGCGTGGCGAGCCTGATTCCCATCGTCGTCGGGAAACTCGTCTACCTGCCGGTCGTCGGCTATCTCGGGATACAGGCGGTGAACGCGGGCGGAGACTACCTCGTGTTCGTCGGGGGCGTGCTCGTCGTCTACTTCCTCCTGCTCGATACGCTGCCACAGACGTTCCTCCAACCGTACATCACCGGCCGCCAACTCGACATGGTGATGATGATGTTCGCCTACCTGCTCGGCCCCATCCTCTTCGGCTGGTACGGCTTCTTCCTGCTCCCGATACTGTTCATCCTGATGCTGGAGGCGGTTCGCATCGTCCTCCCGGAACTCCTTCACGGGGACCCGCTCACCCCGTCCGTCTCGATGGGAGAATCGGTCGGCACGAACCCGAGTTCGGTGGGGGACGTACCACAAGACGGAAAAACGGACGAGGGCAGCGGTGACGCGGAGGCGGACGTCGAATAG